From Myxococcus stipitatus, the proteins below share one genomic window:
- the rplX gene encoding 50S ribosomal protein L24 — MQKMKVGDTVQVMAGAEASEKNPATKRGKVLKIDRDAGRVTVEGLRLVKRHLRKTPQSPEGGIVEKPGTIALANVQVVCAKCDKPTRVGIRTEGEKHKRFCKNCDALID; from the coding sequence ATGCAGAAGATGAAGGTGGGAGACACGGTCCAGGTCATGGCCGGGGCCGAGGCCTCCGAGAAGAACCCCGCGACGAAGCGCGGCAAGGTGCTGAAGATCGACCGCGACGCGGGTCGCGTCACGGTCGAGGGTCTGCGCCTGGTCAAGCGTCACCTGCGCAAGACGCCGCAGAGCCCGGAGGGCGGCATTGTCGAGAAGCCCGGCACCATCGCCCTGGCGAACGTCCAGGTGGTGTGCGCCAAGTGCGACAAGCCGACCCGGGTGGGCATCCGCACCGAGGGTGAGAAGCACAAGCGGTTCTGCAAGAACTGCGACGCCCTGATTGACTAG
- the rplN gene encoding 50S ribosomal protein L14, translating to MIQMTSVLDVADNSGAKKVFCIKVLGGSKRKYASIGDVIVVSIREALPNSKVKKGDVAKAVIVRTKREVGRPDGSFIKFDGNSAVLINKDMEPIGTRIFGPVARELRARKFMKIISLAPEVL from the coding sequence ATGATTCAGATGACGAGCGTGCTCGACGTGGCGGACAATTCGGGCGCGAAGAAGGTGTTCTGCATCAAGGTGCTCGGCGGCTCGAAGCGCAAGTACGCGTCCATCGGCGATGTCATCGTCGTGTCGATCCGCGAGGCGCTGCCCAACTCGAAGGTGAAGAAGGGTGACGTCGCCAAGGCGGTCATCGTTCGCACCAAGCGCGAGGTGGGTCGTCCGGACGGCAGCTTCATCAAGTTCGACGGCAACTCCGCGGTCCTCATCAACAAGGACATGGAGCCCATTGGCACGCGCATCTTTGGCCCTGTGGCCCGTGAGCTGCGCGCCCGTAAGTTCATGAAGATCATCTCGCTGGCGCCCGAAGTCCTCTGA
- the rpsQ gene encoding 30S ribosomal protein S17: MAETTEAPKAETSTRGRPKTRVGIVTSNKMQKTVVVTVQRRAPHPKYGKIMSLREKYKAHVEDHDYPKKVTINEGDRVRIAETKPASKDKRWRVVEVLEKSKNV; the protein is encoded by the coding sequence ATGGCTGAAACGACTGAAGCACCCAAGGCTGAGACCTCCACCCGCGGTCGTCCCAAGACGCGCGTGGGCATCGTGACCTCCAACAAGATGCAGAAGACGGTGGTCGTCACCGTCCAGCGCCGGGCTCCCCACCCGAAGTACGGGAAGATCATGAGCCTGCGCGAGAAGTACAAGGCGCACGTGGAGGACCACGACTACCCGAAGAAGGTCACCATCAACGAGGGTGACCGGGTCCGGATCGCCGAGACCAAGCCCGCTTCGAAGGACAAGCGCTGGCGCGTGGTCGAGGTGCTGGAGAAGAGCAAGAACGTCTAG